The following coding sequences are from one Streptomyces angustmyceticus window:
- a CDS encoding TetR/AcrR family transcriptional regulator — protein MDRAERRARILDVAGELLLAWGYDRVTIDEIARRAKVGKGTVYLHWKTKDALFLAVVLRFQFRGHQRQLVRMRADPPEILPSRMLRGLFRDFLDQPVLRAMHTDDADVLGRLNDTAKRELSELIGEGDRTLRRHLEVLRAHGLVRDDLDVHHQQYALMAVATGFFTGEALLAGRVPVAPEVRAGLLARTVHSALETSRGEEATAAAAVRAAPEVIALYEQFGELTLREIRRQVRD, from the coding sequence ATGGACCGGGCGGAGCGCCGCGCACGCATCCTCGACGTGGCCGGGGAACTGCTCCTCGCCTGGGGCTACGACCGGGTGACGATCGACGAGATCGCCCGGCGCGCCAAGGTCGGCAAGGGCACGGTCTATCTCCACTGGAAGACCAAGGACGCCCTGTTCCTCGCCGTCGTCCTGCGGTTCCAGTTCCGCGGTCACCAGCGGCAGTTGGTCCGGATGCGGGCCGACCCGCCGGAGATCCTGCCCAGCCGGATGCTGCGCGGGCTGTTCCGCGACTTCCTGGACCAGCCGGTGCTGCGCGCCATGCACACCGACGACGCCGATGTCCTCGGCCGGCTCAACGACACCGCGAAGCGGGAGCTGTCCGAGCTGATCGGCGAGGGCGACCGGACGCTGCGCCGCCATCTCGAAGTGCTGCGCGCCCACGGCCTGGTGCGCGACGACCTCGATGTGCACCACCAGCAGTACGCCCTGATGGCCGTGGCCACCGGCTTCTTCACGGGCGAGGCCCTGCTCGCCGGACGCGTCCCGGTCGCCCCGGAGGTACGCGCCGGCCTCCTCGCCCGCACGGTCCACAGCGCGCTGGAGACCTCCCGGGGCGAGGAGGCCACCGCGGCGGCCGCGGTCCGGGCCGCACCCGAGGTCATCGCGCTCTACGAGCAGTTCGGCGAACTCACCCTGCGCGAGATCCGGCGGCAGGTACGTGATTGA
- a CDS encoding class I SAM-dependent methyltransferase produces MRQRTGPDDWRRTNRARWDERVALHTASDFYDQEGFRRTRDVLRDFETAEVGDVTGRSLLHLQCHFGQDTLSWAHRGAARVVGLDFSEPAIDTARELAAELGYTPDRAAFVAADVYDAAEAVPDTAYDIVYTGIGALNWLPDLRRWAETAAALVAPGGFLYLAEFHPLCDALDDETGSRIVHDYFSRDAWVDETPGTYADFDAPTVHNRSVEWQHPLGDVVSALAGTGLRIEFLHEHDMTMFRRFSALRRDDDGYHRFPGDRPRVPLMYSLKAGRDR; encoded by the coding sequence GCGTCGCCCTCCACACCGCGAGTGATTTTTACGACCAGGAGGGGTTCCGCCGGACGCGGGACGTGCTGCGGGACTTCGAGACGGCGGAAGTGGGGGATGTCACCGGCCGGTCCCTCCTCCACCTCCAGTGCCACTTCGGCCAGGACACCCTCTCCTGGGCCCATCGCGGAGCGGCCCGGGTCGTCGGCCTGGACTTCTCCGAGCCCGCCATCGACACCGCCCGCGAGCTGGCCGCCGAACTCGGCTACACCCCGGACCGCGCCGCGTTCGTCGCCGCCGACGTCTATGACGCCGCCGAAGCCGTCCCCGACACCGCGTACGACATCGTCTACACCGGCATCGGCGCCCTGAACTGGCTCCCGGACCTGCGGCGCTGGGCGGAGACCGCGGCCGCTCTCGTCGCCCCCGGCGGCTTCCTCTACCTCGCCGAGTTCCACCCGCTGTGCGACGCCCTGGACGACGAGACCGGATCGCGCATCGTCCACGACTACTTCAGCCGTGACGCCTGGGTGGACGAAACCCCCGGCACCTACGCCGATTTCGATGCCCCGACGGTCCACAACCGCAGCGTGGAATGGCAGCACCCGCTCGGCGACGTCGTCTCCGCCCTGGCCGGCACCGGCCTGCGCATCGAATTCCTGCACGAGCACGACATGACGATGTTCCGGCGCTTCTCCGCGCTGCGCCGCGACGACGACGGCTACCACCGGTTCCCCGGCGACCGCCCCCGCGTCCCCCTCATGTATTCGCTGAAGGCCGGCCGCGACCGCTGA
- a CDS encoding cytochrome P450 family protein, translated as MSEATTSPLAAHVGKHPGEPNVMEPELIADPFTGYGALREQGPVLRGRFMDDSPVWLVTRFEEVRQVLRDQRFVNNPSSPALDCPPEDNPLTRLMEMLGLPEHLRVYLLGSILNYDAPDHTRLRRLVSRAFTARKITDLRPRVEQIADALLARLPEHAEDGVVDLVRHFAYPLPITVICELVGIPEADRPQWRTWGADLVSLDPKRLGASFPAMIEHIHQLVRERRGALTDDLLSELIRTHDDDGGRLSDVEMVTLILTLVLAGHETTAHLISNGTAALLTHPGQLRLLKDDPALLPRAVHELMRWCGPVQMTQLRYATTDVDLAGTRIRRGDAVQLILVSANFDPRHYTDPDRLDLTRHPAGHAENHVGFGHGAHYCLGATLAKQEGEVAFGKLFAHYPDLSLAVAPERLERAPLPGNWRLNALPVRLG; from the coding sequence ATGTCGGAAGCAACCACCTCCCCGCTCGCCGCGCACGTCGGGAAGCACCCGGGCGAGCCCAATGTGATGGAACCGGAGCTGATCGCCGACCCGTTCACCGGCTACGGCGCGCTGCGTGAGCAGGGCCCGGTCCTGCGGGGCCGGTTCATGGACGACTCACCCGTCTGGCTGGTGACGCGGTTCGAGGAGGTCCGCCAGGTCCTGCGCGACCAGCGGTTCGTGAACAACCCGTCCTCCCCGGCCCTGGACTGCCCGCCCGAGGACAACCCGCTGACCAGGCTGATGGAGATGCTGGGCCTCCCCGAGCACCTCCGTGTCTATCTGCTCGGCTCGATCCTCAATTACGACGCCCCCGACCACACCAGGCTGCGGCGTCTGGTGTCGCGGGCCTTCACGGCCCGCAAGATCACCGACCTGCGGCCGCGGGTCGAGCAGATCGCCGACGCGCTGCTGGCCCGGCTGCCCGAGCACGCCGAGGACGGCGTCGTCGATCTCGTCCGGCACTTCGCCTACCCGCTGCCGATCACCGTCATCTGCGAGCTGGTCGGCATACCCGAAGCGGACCGTCCGCAGTGGCGCACGTGGGGCGCCGACCTCGTCTCGCTCGATCCGAAACGGCTCGGAGCCTCGTTCCCGGCGATGATCGAGCACATCCACCAGCTGGTCCGGGAACGGCGCGGGGCGCTCACCGACGACCTGCTCAGCGAACTGATCCGCACCCATGACGACGACGGCGGGCGGCTCAGCGACGTCGAGATGGTCACCCTGATCCTCACCCTCGTCCTCGCCGGTCACGAGACCACCGCCCACCTCATCAGCAACGGCACGGCGGCGCTGCTCACCCACCCCGGTCAGCTGCGCCTGCTCAAGGACGACCCGGCCCTGCTGCCCCGCGCCGTCCACGAGCTGATGCGCTGGTGCGGCCCGGTGCAGATGACCCAGCTGCGCTACGCCACCACCGACGTCGACCTCGCCGGCACCCGGATACGCCGCGGGGACGCCGTCCAGCTCATCCTGGTGTCGGCGAACTTCGACCCCCGCCACTACACCGACCCCGACCGCCTCGATCTGACCCGGCACCCGGCGGGCCACGCCGAGAACCATGTGGGTTTCGGCCACGGCGCCCACTACTGCCTGGGCGCCACCCTCGCCAAGCAGGAGGGTGAGGTCGCCTTCGGCAAACTGTTCGCGCACTACCCGGACCTGTCGCTGGCCGTCGCGCCGGAACGTCTGGAGCGGGCCCCGCTGCCCGGCAACTGGCGGCTGAACGCGCTGCCGGTGCGGCTGGGTTGA